From the genome of bacterium:
GGGGAGATCTTCGATCTGCTGGGCGCAAGGATGGGCGTGGTGCGCGGCCACCGCACGGCCGCGCGGATCTCGCCGGCCGCGCTCGAACCGGCCGCGGCCGGGGGAGGCGCCTCGCCGTCACTCATCCTGGTGGTCGCCGACCGCCTCTTCACCCAGGGAAGCATGACCGGTCGGTGCCGTGGCCTGAACGACCTAGCCGGCACTGCTCACTGTTTGATCCACCCTACCGATGCGGCCCGAGCCGACGTGAAAGACCTCGGCCTGGTAGAGCTTGTTACCGAGCACGCTTCGGTGGTCGTGCAGGCCCGCGTGAGCGGTGTCACGCTCCCAGGTCAGGTCCTGGTGTACCGCGGCTACGACGGCGCCCCGGTGCACACGATGGTGCGCTGGTCTCCTGCGCCGACCGGCGTTGAGATACGGCCGGTGGCGCCGCCAGAAGGGGAGACGCCGTGATCTCGGTCGTTCTAGTTGCCGCGATCAAGAGCGTCCTTATCCTGGCAACGGTGCTGGCCGGATTTGCGTACGCGACCCTGCTGGAGAGGCGGCTGCTCGCCCGCTTCCAGCTGCGCCACGGCCCCAACCGGGTCGGCCCGTTCGGGCTGTTCCAGCCCATTGCCGACGGGATCAAGCTGATCTTCAAGGAGAACTTTGTGCCGGCGGCCGCCGACCGGTTCGTCTACTGGCTCGCACCCACCATCTCGATGGTCGCCGCGCTGTTCGTCTACGCCGTGATCCCCATCGGGCCGGATATCCGCTTCTTCGGAACCACGGTGCCGCTCTACGTCGCCGACGTCAATGTGGGCATCCTGCTGGTGCTCGGCGCCTCGTCCATCGGCGTGTACGGCGTAATCCTGGGCGGCTGGTCGTCCAACAACAAGTATGCGCTGCTGGGCTGTCTCCGGTCGGGCGCCCAGTTGATCAGCTACGAGCTGGCCATCGGGCTGGCCGTGGTTTCCGTGGTCTTGACCGCGGGATCGCTCAGTCTGGTGGACATCGTGAACGCGCAGCAGCGGCTCTGGTTCGTGGCTTTCCAGCCGGTGGGGTTCCTGATCTTCTTCATAGGCGCGCTCGCCGAAACGAATCGCGCGCCGTTCGACCTGCCCGAGGCAGAGCAGGAACTGATCGCCGGGTTCCACACGGAATACGGCGGCTTCAAGTTCGCGATGTTCTACGCCGGCGAGTACGTCGGCGTCATCACGATGAGTCTGCTTGTCACCACGCTGTTCCTCGGTGGGTGGCACGGGCCGCTGCTGCCCGGCCCCCTATGGGTGGCGATCAAGACCTTCGCATTCGTGTGCCTGTTCATCTGGATTCGGGCAACGATGCCGCGGGTTCGCCACGATCAGTTGATGGCCTTCGGTTGGAAGGTACTGGTCCCGCTCGGCCTGCTGAACGTCGTCGCCACGGCCGTGATCGTAGCGCTGGTGGGAGGGTAGTCGGTGCCGGGCCTGTTCAGGCAGTCCATCGCGCTCCTGCGGGGCCTCCTGATTACCGGCCGGTACCTGTTCCGGCCTCCGGTGACCATTCTGTACCCGGAGGTCAAGACTCGGGTCGCGCCGCGGTTCAAGGGGCGGCACTGGTTGACGCTCTATGCCGACGGCGTTGAGCGCTGTGTGGGGTGCGAGCTCTGCGTGATAGTCTGCCCGTCCCAGGCGATCTACGTGAGGGCCGCGGAGAACACGCCCGAACGCCAGATCAGCAAGGGCGAGCGCCACGCCGACCAGTTCCAGATCAACATGCTGCGGTGCATCTTCTGCGGCTTCTGCGAGGAGGCCTGTCCCACCGGCTCCATCGTGCTGGGGCAGGACTACGAGCTGGCCGGCTACTCGCGCGCCTCGCTGATCTACACGAAGCCGATGCTGACCGAGCCCTACCCCGGAGCCTCGGGCCGCGATCCGGGGCGGGAGGTGTAGCGGGCAGATGGAGTGGGTCATCTTCGTCCCGGCCGCAGCGACGGCCGTCGCCGGAGGGGTGGCCGTGATCACCGCGCGCCAGCCCGTGCACAGCGCGATCGCGCTTCTGGTGGTCCTGGCCGCGATGGCGGTCAACTACCTGCTGCTGGCCGCGCAGTTCATCGCCGTACTCCAGGTGATCATCTACGCCGGCGCGATCGTGGTGTTGTTCCTCTTCGTGATCATGTTGCTGCACGCCAGGTCGGGCGAGGGCCCGGTTGAGAAGTTGCCGCGCCAGCGCGGCGCGGCGGCGGTCTTCGCGGCGTTGTTCCTGGCGGCCCTGCTTGCCGGCAGCCTGGCGGCGGCGAGACCGTTGGCGCCTGCACCCGAGGGGTTCGGCACGGCTCAGCAGGTGGGCGAAGCTCTGTTCGTGACGTACCTGCTGCCGTTCGAGATGGCGTCGGTGATCCTGATGGTGGGCATCGTCGCCGCGGTGGTCGTGGTCAAACGAGGGCCGCCCGCCGGAAGAGGAGGGCGGTAGCCCGTGGTACCGACCTCGGCCTACCTGGCGCTCAGCGCGGTGCTATTCACCATTGGCGTCGTGGGGGTGCTGGTCCGCCGCAACGCCCTGATCGTGTTCATGTCCATCGAGCTGATGCTGAACTCGGTGAACCTGGCCTTCATTGCGTTTGCCAGGCAGCACCTTGGTATTGACGGGCAGGTGATCGTGTTCTTCGTGCTGGTGGTCGCGGCGGTGGAGGTCGTCGTGGGGCTGGCGCTTATCGTGGAGATCTTCCGGTCGCGGTCCACCGTGGACATTGACGACGTGGATCTGCTGCGGGGTTAGCCGATGAGCTTCGTGCCCTTGATTCTGGTGTGGCCGCTGCTGGGCTGGCTCGTCAACGGGCTGGCGGGCCGCCGGTTCTCCCGCACCGTCTCGGGGCTGGTGGCGTGCGCGACGGTCGGGGCGAGCTTCGCCACCGCGGCGCTGGCGCTGGCGGCCTACGTGCAGGCCTCGGCGGCACAGGCTGCATCCGCGGCAGAGGGAGCATCGCAGACGGCGCTGTCGGTGATTGTGCCGCTGTTCACCTGGCTGGGCGCGGGCGACCTGTGGGTCCAGGCCAGCCTGCAGGTGGATGCCCTGTCGCTGACCATGGCGCTGGTCGTTTCCGGTGTCGGGTTCCTTATCCACGTCTACTCGATCGGCTACATGGCGCACGACCCAGACGTTTCGCGGTATTTCGCCTACCTGAACCTGTTCATCTTTGCCATGCTACTGCTGGTTATGGCCGGCAACCTGCTGGTGCTGTTCGTGGGCTGGGAGCTGGTGGGGGTGTGCTCCTACCTGCTGATCGGGTTCTGGTTCGCGCGGCCGGCCGCGGCGGCGGCGGGGCGCAAGGCGTTCGTGGTCAACCGGATCGGCGACGCTGCGTTCCTGCTGGGGCTGTTCCTGCTCTTCACCGCGCTGGGCACGCTGGACATCCCGGAGATCCGCAACCGCGTGGGCGAGTTGCCGGACGGCCTGAGGCTGGCAGCCGCTCTGCTGTTGTTCGCAGGGGCCACCGGCAAGTCGGCGCAGCTCCCGCTGCACGTCTGGCTGCCCGACGCCATGGAAGGGCCGACCCCTGTCTCGGCCCTGATCCACGCCGCCACCATGGTGACCGCGGGGGTGTTCCTGGTCGCCCGCCTGGATACGTTGTTCCTGTCGTCGCCGAATGCCCTGGCGGTGATCGCCATCATCGGCGCCCTCACGGCGTTCTACGCCGCAACGGTGGCGCTGCGGCAGCACGACCTCAAGCGGGTGCTGGCCTACTCCACGATCAGCCAGCTCGGCTACATGTTCGTGGCGATGGGCGCGCTCGCGCCGGCGATAGGCATCTTCCACCTGGTGACACACGCGTTCTTCAAGGCGCTGCTGTTCCTCTCCGCCGGCAGCGTGATGCACGCGATGCACGACGTGATTGACATGCGGCGTCTGGGCGGACTGGCCCGGACGGTGCGTTGGACCGCGGCCGGCTTTATCATCGGCGGCCTGGCGCTGGCCGGGATCCCGCCGTTCGCCGGCTTCTTCAGCAAGGACCTGATCCTGGAGCACGCCTTCGCGCTGGGCATGGCCAGCGGCAACTACATTCCCTATGCGCTGGGCCTGCTGACCGCTTTCGTGACCGCGGTCTACATCACGCGGGCGGTGGCGCTTACCTTCTTTGGCGCACCCGCCGAGGCGGGCGCCCATCCCCACGAATCCCCGCCGGTCATGCTGTGGCCGATGGCGCTCCTGGCGGTTCTGTCGGTGGCCGGCGGGGCGTTGGGTGCGCATGCCGCCGGCGAGCCGCTCCTGCGCTTCCTGGCACCCCTGCTCGGCGCCGCGGAGGTAGAGGGCGCGGCGGCGCCGCACCCCCCGGCCGCGATCTTGATGGGCGTATCGGTTGCGGTGGCGTTTGCGGGCGTGCTGACCGGCTGGATCGTCCACAGGAACCGGCGCGATCCCCACCTGGGGGCGATGGGCACGCTGCTGGAGCAGCGCTGGTACGTTGACGCGCTCTACGACCGGAGCATCGTCGCCCCCGGCCACGCGACGGGCCGCTGGATGGCCGGCCCGGTGGATCTTGGAGTGATTGACGCGGCGGTGAACGGGGTGGGCCGTCTGTTCGCGGCGCTGGGAGCCGCATCCCGCCGGCTGCAGACCGGCTACGCCCGGCAGTACGCGCTCAGCGTGCTGATCGGCGCGGTGTTGATCGTTGGGTATTGGATCCTGAGGTAGCGTGATGCTGACGATGCTGATCTTCCTTCCGCTGGCCGGCGCGCTGGGTATCGCGCTGCTGCCGCGCGGGCGGGAGGGGGCCGTGCGCTGGGCCGGGCTGGGCGTGAGCCTCCTGGTGTTGCTGGCCGCGGCGAGGGTGTTCCAGGCGTTTGACGCGTCCTCCGGCGCGATGCAGATGGTGGAGCAGGCGCCGTGGGTGCCGGCGCTCGGGATCAGCTACCGCGTGGGAGTGGACGGGATCTCGCTGCTGCTGGTCGGCCTGACCGCCGTGATCTTCCCGATCGCGCTGCTCAGCTCGTGGGCGGCGATTGCCGATCGTGTCAAGGCATTCACGATGGCGATCCTGGGTCTGGAGACCGCGGTGCTCGGCACTTTCCTGAGTCTCGACCTCATCCTCTTCTACGTATTCTGGGAAGCGGTCCTCATCCCCATGGCGTTCCTCATCGCGCTCTGGGGCGGGCCCAACCGCCGCTACGCCGCGATCAAGTTCTTCCTGTACACGATGGCGGCCAGCGTGCTGATGTTGATCGCGATTATCGCGACGCACGTGCTGGGAGCCGTGCTCCTGTGGGAGCGCACTTTCGACATAGAGCGCCTGGCCACGATGGTGCTGCCCGTCCGCACGCAGGGATGGCTGTTTGCCGCTTTCGCCCTGGCCTTCGCCGTGAAGGTGCCGATCTGGCCGCTGCACACCTGGCTTCCAGACGCGCACACCGAGGCGCCGACCGCGGGCAGCGTGATCCTGGCCGCTATTCTATTGAAGATGGGAACCTACGGGTTCATGCGGTTTGGGCCGGCGCTGTTCCCCGATGCCCTGGTGGCGTCGGCGCCCCTGCTGGCCGCTCTGGCGATAGTCGGGATCCTCTACGGCGCCGCGGTCTCGTGGGCGCAGACCGACCTGAAGCGCCTGATCGCGTTCAGCAGCGTCAGCCACCTGGGGTTCGTGATGCTGGGGATTGCGGCGATGAACGAGCAGGGATTCCAGGGCGCGCTCATCCAGATGGTCAACCACGGCGTCAGCACCGGCGCACTGTTCCTCATCGTGGGCGTGCTATACGACCGGACGCACTCGCGCGAGATCGCCGACTACGGCGGCGTGGCCGCGCGCATGCCCAGGTTTGCCGCGATCTTTACGATCGTGTTGCTCTCCTCGGCTGCGCTGCCCGGGACCAACGGCTTCGTGGGCGAGTTCCTGATACTGCTCGGCGCCTTCCGAACCTCGACCTGGTGGGCCGCGCTGGGTGTAGGTGGGGTGATCCTGTCCGCGGTCTACCTGCTGTGGGCCTACCAGCAGGTGATGCACGGGCCGCTGGTGGCGAAGCATCCCGAGCGGCTCGTGGAGCTCACCCGGCGGGAGGTGCTGGTGTTTGTGCCGCTGATCGCCCTCATCTTCGCCATCGGCGTCTATCCCAAGCCGCTGCTGGACCGGTCGGAGGCCGCGGTTCAGGCAGCGCTTGAGCGGCTCAACCGTGTCGTGAGGGTGCAGCGATGATTTCCCCTCCGGTTGTGGACCTGACCCTCATCCTGCCCGAGATGATCGTGCTGGGCGTCGCGCTCCTGGTGCTGATGGCGGATCTGTGGCTGGCGCCGGAGCGCCGAGGATACCTGGTGGCGGCAAGCCTGGTAGGTGTGCTCGCCGCGGCCTGGGTCGCGGCCGGGGCAGCAGATGGGGTCTCGTTTGCCGGGATGTACGTGCGCGATGCCCTCACGCGCGTCGGCCAGGTCGTGGCGCTGGCGGCGACCGGGCTCGGCGTGCTCGTCGCCCCTGAGTACCTCCGGCGGTACAACCTGAACCGCGGAGAGTACTACGTGCTGGTCCTGACCGCAGGCGCCGGCGCGATGCTGATGGCGGCCAGCCGCGATCTGCTGATGCTGTTCCTGGCGTTGGAGACGCTCTCCATCCCGCTCTACGTGCTGGCGGCCTGGGCGCGCGGCAACGCCCGGTCCCAGGAAGCCGGCATGAAGTACTTCCTGCTCGGCGCGTTTGCCAGTGCGTTCTTCCTGTACGGAATCGCGCTGCTCTACGGCGAGACCGGCACGACCCGTCTCCCCGACCTCGCCTCCGCGCTTGCGCAGCAGCCCGCGGGCATCTCTGCCGCGGCCGGTGTGGGGCTGCTGACCATAGGCCTGGGGTTCAAGGCCGCGCTGGTGCCGTTCCACGCCTGGGCGCCCGACGTATACGAGGGCGCGCCGCTTCCCGCGGTTGCGTTCATGTCGGTCATCGCCAAGATCGGCGCGTTCGTAGCGCTGCTGCGGGTGTTTCCGCTGGCGCTGGGCGCACTGGCCGACCAGTGGACCTTGGTGCTCGGAGTGCTGGCCGCGCTGACCATGATCGTCGGCAATCTGGCCGCGCTGGCGCAGTCCAGCTACAAGCGGATGCTGGCGTACTCGAGCATCGCCCACGCCGGCTACCTGCTGGTGGGCGTGGCGACCGCGACGCCGGCCGCGGCGTCGGCGGTGATGACCTACCTGGCGATCTACGCGGCGATGGGCACCGGCGCCTTTGCGGTGGCCGTGGCGCTGGAGCGCGGCGGGGGAGAGGCCGACCGGATCGAGGACTACGCGGGATTGGCAGGCCGCGCGCCTCTGCTGGCCGCGGCCGGGGCGCTGTTTCTGATCTCGCTGGCAGGGCTTCCGCCGACAGGCGGCTTCGTGGCAAAGCTGGGCATCTTCGCCGCGGCGGTCGAGACCGGCAGTGTGGCGGGCCTGGCGCTGGCTTTGATCGGGGTGCTGACCAGCGTCGTCTCGGTGTACTACTACATGCGCGTGGCCTACGTGATGTACGCTGGCGAGGTCGACCCCCCCAGCGGTGTGCGCCTGCACGCAAGCCCGTTGGTGAACGTTGTGCTGCTCATCACCGCCGCCGCCGTTGTCTATGCTGGCGTTCTGCCGGGGGCGGTTACCTCATTTGCGCAACAGGTGGGCGCGCTGCTCTCCAGGCTCTAGGCTGCCCGCTTCGCCCTGGCACCGCCCCGCACCAACACCCACGCTCCCCAGGCGATCAACAGCACGGCCGGGATCTGTCCCAGGGTAAGGAATCCCACAGCCCTCACATCGCTGCGCAGCGCATCCAGGAAGAGCCGGCCGATCGAAGTAACCACCACAATCGTCCAGAACACCTGCCCTTCGAACCGCCGGTTCAAGGCGATCTTCCGGACGGCCAGCAAGATGACCGCGGCGAAGATCATCTCGTAGATCTGAAGTGGATGCCGCGGCAGGTCGGGCGCTGTGGGGAACCGCACGCCCCAGGGAAGGGTCGTGGGATCGCCGTAGAGCTCGCCGTTGGCGAAGTTGCCGAACCGCACCAGGATGTTACCGATCGGGATCGCCCAGCCGAAGGTGTCGGCCAGGGACCATACCGAGATGCCGTGGCGACGCGCCGCCCAGGCGAGGTAGAGCAGGCCCGCGACGATCGCGCCGTGCGAGGTCAGCCCTCCGTGGTCCAGGCGGATGATCTCCACGAGGTTGCGGAATCCCGCCGGATGGGAGAGCACATACCCCAGGCGTGCGCCGGCCAGGGCCACGATGACGAAGGTCACGATTGTTTGATCCAGGACCGGGGCGGAGACTCCGAACCGCGGTCCAACGCGGTAGGCAACGAAAATGCTGACGGCAATCGTGGCGGCCAGCATCACGCCGTACCACCGGATCGCCAGGGGGCCGATCTGAATGAGCACCGGGTCCATGGGCGGTGTCAGTGTAGCATCGAGTCCTGGAGCGCTCAAGGCGCCGGGACCATGCAGGGTTTCGGCAGCCTGAGGAGGAACCCGCGAAGCGCGGAGGGATGGGATGCTGGACGTGCTGCCGGATGTGCTGCCGTTGGGCGATCCCAGGCTCAGGCTCGTCTCCGCCCGCGTCGGTGACCTGACCGACCCATCGTTCGCACTGGACGCCCGGCGCCTGGTGGAGACGCTTGAGGCATTCCGCGCGCGGCACGGGTTCGGGCGGGGGATAGCGGCGCCTCAAATCGGCGTTGCCCGGCGCTTCATCGCCCTGAACCTGGGGCAGGGGCCGTTCGTCATCGCAAACCCCGAGATCACCTGGGCCAGCGCGCAGACCTTTACCATGTGGGACGACTGCATGTGCTTTCCCTACCTCCTGGTCCGGGTGCGGCGTCATCTGTCCATCTCGGTCCGCTACACCGATGAGCAGGGGCAGGAACGCGAATGGGTCCGGCTCGACCAGCCCACCTCGGAGCTGCTGCAGCACGAGATTGACCACCTGAACGGCGTTCTAGCCATTGACCTGGCCATAGATCGCGACTCGATCATCAGCCGTGCGGCGTTCGAGGCCTCCCCGGACCTGTTTCGCGCGCAGGTAGACTACGCCATAGGGGGCTAGGACATGGGGATCCTGGCGCGTGCCCGCAAGGCGGTGATTTTGGTACTGGCAGTCTTGTTGGTCGGTTGGCCGTCTTCTCTGCCGGCGGTCGGCCAGATCGTCCTAGAGGACGTGGTTGCCCGCGGGTTCGAGGTCGCTGTTTCGATCACGCCGGTTGACCTGAGTCTGGAGATGGTGGGAGGCGATCTGCGTTTCCTGAGCCGGGGCACACTGCGCGGGACCGCCCGGGTCGCCCTGGAGATCACGGCTGAACAGCCGGTCTCTCGGGTCAGGATGGACCTGTCGTCTGTGCTGACCGTGCGTTCGGTACAGGCCGAGGGCGCCAGGGTTGCCTTCACACGGACGGGTTCACAACTGCTTCTAACCTTTGACCCGGCGCTGTCTCCCAAGGCGCGCCAGACCGTGACCATCGAGTACGACGGACAGCCTCTCTTTCTTTACAACGAGTTTGTGCTGCTGCACACCAACGCCCTGTACCCGGTTCTGGTCAGCCCGTTCGGCGATTACTCCACCAACATGGGCCGGGTGAGCGTCCAGGTCACCGCTCCGACGGGTTTTGCGGCCGTGTCCACGGGCCGGCAGGTCTCCGCAGAGGGGAACGTGGTGCGGTGGGACTCCGAGGTCGAGGTGCCGTGGGTCGCGCTGGCCGGAGGCAGGCGGCACCGGCGGGTGGACCGGACCGCCGGCGGCGTGCGGATGCAGATCTACGTGATCCCGGGCGAGGAGCGCAACCTCGACAAGCTGGCCGGCTTCACCGGGCAGGCCGTGGAGTTCTTCGGCCGGCTGCTGTACCCGTTTCCGTATGCCGAGCTGAAGGTGGTCTCGCTGATCGTGGTCGGCGGGGGCATAGGGTACCCTGCGCTGCTGCTGATTGACGACCGTGCTTTCAGCGGCACGATGCCCGGCGCGCTCAACCGTGACTCGTGGCTCTTCCTCCTGATGGCACACGAGGCCGCCCACTCCTACGTGCCCAGCCGGACCGTGCCCAAGGGGGTGGGGTTCGTCTGGCTGTCGGAGGGGTTCGCCGAGTACCTGGCTCTTATGGCCGTAGAGGCCGTGATGGGGCCGGAGGCGTTTGCCCGTGAGCTGCAGGAGGAGAGGGACGACTACGCCGTGATCGCCGGCAAGCCAGAGGACAGGTCAATCGCATCGTTCACGTTCGCCAACTACGGGCCGCGCGCTTCGCGCCGCGTGATCTACTCCAAGGGGAGCCTGGTGCTCCACATGCTGCGGTTCGTGATAGGGGACTATGCGTTCCGGCGCTCGCTGGCGGCCTTCTTCCAGCGGACCCGAGGGCGGGCGGCGCGCGTGGACGAGTTCCGGGAGGTGGCGGAGGAGATCTCCGGAGCGAAGCTCGAATGGTTCTTCGACCAGTGGATTTCCCAGGTCGTACTGCCCGACTACGTTGTGGCCTCTGCCTCCACGACCCGGACGGATGAGGGTGAGTTCCGAACCACCGCGACGATCCGCAACACGGGCACCGGCACGATGCCTGTGGAGGTGGCGTTTGGCACCGGTGAAGGCCGGGTGGTGCGCCGCGTCGAGGTGCCCGGGGGCGGCGAGATCGCGGTGGCGGTTACGACCCCGGCTACGATCAAGGAGGTCGAGGTTGATCCAGGTAAATGGCTGATCCAGTCGAACTATAAGAACGACAGGTTCGAAATCCGATAACAGCGGCCCCGGTTCACCCCGGGCCGAGAGGAGTAAGAGATGACCGATCGCAAGAAGGTTACGCTGCCGTCGCTGATGAGGAAGATGGCCGACGGCGTCCCGATCACGATGATCACCTGCTACGACTACGCCATGGCCGACCTGGTCGAAAAGGCCGGTGTGGACATCGTCCTGGTGGGAGACAGCCTGGGGATGACCATGCTCGGCTACGCCGGTACCCTGCCCGTGACGATGGACGACATGATGCGGCACACTCAGGGAGTACGGCGCGGCACGCCAAACAGCTGGCTGATCGGCGACATGCCGTACATGTCCTACCAGCCGTCCGTGGAGAGCGCGATCCGCAACGCGGGCCGGTTCATGGCCGAGACCGGGTGCGACGCCGTGAAGCTGGAAGGCGGAGCTGAGATGGCCGACCGGATGGCGGGCATCACCAGGGCAGGCATCCCTGTCATGGGGCACCTGGGGCTCACACCCCAGAGCGTGTCGGCGCTTGGCGGCTTCAGGGTACAGGGCAAAGACGCGGCGCACGCCAGGAAGATCGTTGACGACGCCAGGGCGCTCGAGGAGACCGGGGCCTTCAGCATCCTGCTGGAGATGGTGCCCGACCGGGTGTGCGCGCTGATCACCGAGCGGTCGAGCATCCCCATCATCAGTCTCGGCTCCGGGCTGGCGGCCCACGGCCAGCTCCTGATCTTCCACGACATGTTCGGCCTGTACCCACGCTTCAAGCCCAGGATGGCCAAGGTATACGGCAACGCCGGGGAGGTCATCCTGAATGGCCTCAAGCAGTACGTGACCGAGGTGACAGGCCGCCAGTTCCCGCAGCCGGAACACGGGTTTGGAATTGACGACGAGCAGATGGCTGAATTGAAGCGAAGCCTGGGAGAATGACGAGAGGTGGCGGTGCGCCATGACCGAGGAACTCCGGAGCAGGCTCGGCATCTCAGAAGCCAACCTAGACGCCATAAA
Proteins encoded in this window:
- the panB gene encoding 3-methyl-2-oxobutanoate hydroxymethyltransferase encodes the protein MTDRKKVTLPSLMRKMADGVPITMITCYDYAMADLVEKAGVDIVLVGDSLGMTMLGYAGTLPVTMDDMMRHTQGVRRGTPNSWLIGDMPYMSYQPSVESAIRNAGRFMAETGCDAVKLEGGAEMADRMAGITRAGIPVMGHLGLTPQSVSALGGFRVQGKDAAHARKIVDDARALEETGAFSILLEMVPDRVCALITERSSIPIISLGSGLAAHGQLLIFHDMFGLYPRFKPRMAKVYGNAGEVILNGLKQYVTEVTGRQFPQPEHGFGIDDEQMAELKRSLGE